The genomic region ccatttatcacataacaaacaacacaattagggtggattacaaactaaccaataatgacacctagtgcaatttcgacccaattgcactttcaaacACAATCCATGCCCAAActtaccaataatcactaacactagtgaaaatggctCCAACAATGCCAACTTACCcaaaacataagtgttaaacacttatctgacccaaaatgacacctaaaccctaattttgacctatttcaaaattagtcaaccaaatatactcaaaatggtttccaacacttctataatcactaacactagtgatttaaccattttgcaagccttaaacttgaccaaaacatcaaccaacccaacatccaccaacgacactataaaacccgatcactagcatcactaaactcacttcatgagtttaaatgggtttctcaacaattcaagttcaaaccctaacttcgaattcaaatcaaataatgaaattcggagttaggacttaccaacactaccaaaacgtaaccaagaacgagatgaacaactttaacacttgagctttcaccCAAATCGACCTTCATCTTCCCCAAattgagctctctctctctctaaaacgggtttatctctctaaaaatggttgagagtgtttgtgtgggtgtaaaATGAGATAGAGATAAGGCTTGATCTATTTTTATGGTCTCAAAccgtccacaaagtgaaaagaccaaaacacccccaaaatacCCCTTTAAAAACGAGCTGGAAAATTGTATCAGGCCACGTGTCGCGACAttacgtcgcgtttcgcgacaaccagAACGCGACAAAGATTACCAAAACGCGACAGATTGATCAGGTCGAGGAGTTTTCAGGGTGTCGCGTTTCAAACACAACTGTCGCGTTCCGCAACGTGTTGGGGCGCGATATACTACTCAGAACGCGATTGTTTTCCAGTTTAGTCCAATTTCCAATGTTTAAACCATTTACAATTGACCATGGTTAAATTTAAACGTTCGAAAGATTAAATACGCACCTTGGAACATGTACAagaaaaaacggggtgttacagctcCCCTTCTTTTTCTTTGTTGAATGAAGCTTTCATTTTTTTGTTGTCCTTACTAGATTTTTAAAACAATGTTTTTCTTAATTCCTTTCTCATTTTTTTCTAACATTTAGTTTTTTGTTTCCTTTTGCTAATTTGTTAAACTAAATAAAATTATTTAACAGTGATTATATTATATAGTAAAAGGTCAACGATCGTGTATTTTATCAAGATTCAACTTTTTTGAGATACTTTTCTATTTTTTACTTTgtcttttacattttttttttttttttgaaggttGTTTTTTAATTATGAAAACAACGTTCTATTTTTCTCCCTTTTTTGTTTTCGTTTTTTACCGAGCAACGCTGGCTTTTACAAAACTCGTTTGTATCAAAAAGTGGAAATGATTCCCAAGATATAAACCGCAAACATTCGCGAGCCCAAATGTTACGTGGGCCGATTCAGATCAGGCCCATTAGCCAGTGCCCTTGTGGCTCATCAGTCAAATGAACTTATTTGCAAAAATGACAATTGTATGCACAGAAGTAGCCAATGCAAAATCCTCTCTTTAAGAACTGTTTGCAGCCAATAAGATTTAAACTTTCGAATCCAAAAAATATCTGAAAGTTATCCTGTTCGAAATCACCATTAGGCTAATTTTAGAGTTCACGTGTCATACGATCCTCACTGAATGATAACTAATTAACTGAATTAAACTCGATATTTACTAAACATGCAAGAAAATGAGACAAAATGATGCAATTACTTCATCCGAAAAAACCAACACTACGCAAAAACATTAACGATTTAGAGAACTAATAGACATCCAAAAGTTAAAATTCTGGGCAGTCGAGAACACTGCATAAAGTACAGTTTTTACAAGAAGCAGTAAAGCTACAAGCTTTCCATCAATCTAACACGTGTGTTTGACGCCACCGCCAAAAATTACCATTTTCTACATAAAATGAAGCTCGAAAATGTCAATTTACTGCAATGAAGAATAATTGAATATACGAAAGCACAAAAGTATGAGAACCTAGGCTAACTTAAAGGATTTATTAATATTCAATTAAAATTAACAAGACGTATAAGTCGACACAGAACAAATAAATCCATATCATAAACAGATACAGAAGTTTCAATACCATACCATCTACTAAAATACTAGAGGACACAAAATGGGGGAGGTGGGTCTAAGTTGGGCCAACACATAAAAACTTCTCTCTGTTTACTTTTCCTGAAATTCATGaataaataaatacttaaaatagagtttaaaaaactttattatttttaattattgttaGTATAACTCAAGGAGAGATACAGATATAGATTGTTTTATAAATTTGGATTGAATCGCGATTTCCAGTTCATCTAACCCAATCCCATATTAGCTAAAGctaatattaaacttatttgacCCGTTAGACATAAGGTATAAGCCAAATTGACCCGTTTACccaaaatgggtcaaaattgctacCTTTATTAAAGCACTACCCTGTAGTCATATGTGGACTACGTTTAAAGTTAAGAATCCTCAACTCCTCTAACAATTATCGCTGCTTGATCAGTAGCTTTCTTGGGGCAATTAAGATTAACAACTTAAACAAATGAGAAAGTGTCGAGCGTTAGCACTTAGCATATTAGTGTTCCATGAAAACCTGTTTTTTAACGAATAGAAATTATAGAATGAATGATCCATTTAATTTAATAAATGTTTAAAATACTACAGCTTTAAGGGCTCTGAAATGTACAGAAATTGCAAGCAAGTTCCGAAATGTCATAGGAAACGGGGACTTGTATCTTTGTTAGTTGCACAAGTGTACGTTGTAACAATGAAACCAATTGTAAAGTGGTCGAGATATGGTTCGCAATTTCTGTATACCATATAATAAAGTAATAGACTTCAACTACATTCGTCAAAAAAACTCATAGCAAACACAAGTTTAGTAAAAAAGAAAACACTTCATTTATGCACTTTCGGGTAAATCTGTTCAAACCATAACTTTTTATCATGATATATAAGTATAAAAAAGATAAATAACGAACCTGGGTGGCAACGATGTATCTTTTATGGAGTCAATTCTCCTATTAAGTTCACCTTCGCGGGTCCCATATGATCCGTTTCATTCTCCTCACTCAGATCACTCGAGTCACTTCCATTGATTAAAGCCCCTCGTTTCCTCTTCCTTTGAAAAGTGTACTTAATAACTCTATCAGTCAAAGGTTGACTTTCAACGTTGTTCGTATTCGAAACCTTCAACTCAGAACTCGTAAATCCTGGGCCCACCTCTTCTTTCTCTTGCTTCATAAGCATAAGTTCCGCTCCACTTGTACTTTGATTATCGCACGTTAGTAACAAGTCTTTCACGATACTTTTACTTTCATCCGAGTTCTCCTCAACGATTGTCTCGTTGGTATGTTTGACCGAACTAGAAAAAGTCAAACAAGAACTATCAGCAACTAAATCCATCTCCTTTACTTGGTCCAAAACTATTTCTTTCTCTATTACTTCATTTGTTTGCGCAGGAAACAACTTTTCATTCGGTGGGGTCCGTTCACATACACGGATTCTCTGAGTACACCCATTTCTATACAGCTCGATTTCTTTGTTTCTCGATATAATCGAAGGTAAATCACCGTTAGCAAATAATGATATTTTTCTGTTTGTATGATCTATATTGAAATTGAGTAGTTTTTCAGATGCATTGTCAACTTGTACCGGATGCTTTACATGTTTGTTTCGAGAGAACATCT from Rutidosis leptorrhynchoides isolate AG116_Rl617_1_P2 chromosome 9, CSIRO_AGI_Rlap_v1, whole genome shotgun sequence harbors:
- the LOC139867606 gene encoding uncharacterized protein; protein product: MDTDQRLTALKRAYADIILNTAKEAAARIMVSERKAVRFEYELKKAKDDAMHMLLRLKQMMDCKVSEAAMVSCSQQKKIEELEAQLHEAEDIVKDLRDELRAVESKLEMFSRNKHVKHPVQVDNASEKLLNFNIDHTNRKISLFANGDLPSIISRNKEIELYRNGCTQRIRVCERTPPNEKLFPAQTNEVIEKEIVLDQVKEMDLVADSSCLTFSSSVKHTNETIVEENSDESKSIVKDLLLTCDNQSTSGAELMLMKQEKEEVGPGFTSSELKVSNTNNVESQPLTDRVIKYTFQRKRKRGALINGSDSSDLSEENETDHMGPAKVNLIGELTP